Proteins from a single region of Paenibacillus sp. BIHB 4019:
- a CDS encoding ABC transporter permease: MKSASIQTRHTRQLKKHTSLGQSIRNSLTMAYRGLLKIRRTPEQLFDVTLQPIIFTLMFAYIFGGAISGNVVDYLPVIIPGILVQTVITTSIVTGVQLREDMDKGVFDRFKSLPIARIAPLAGALLADTVRYTIATALTFSMGYILGYQPDGGLGFVVIAALLVIICAWAISWIFAFFGVISRTASSVQGISMIVLFPLTFVSNAFVPVETMPGWLQWFSSINPVSHLVSAVRELANNGAIGADFVFSLVGAAVIVAIFAPLTVSAYMRRT; encoded by the coding sequence ATGAAAAGCGCGTCCATCCAAACACGTCATACTCGCCAGTTGAAGAAACATACAAGCTTGGGACAATCGATCCGCAACTCGCTCACGATGGCCTACCGGGGATTATTAAAAATCAGGCGCACACCGGAGCAATTATTTGACGTTACGCTTCAGCCCATTATTTTCACATTGATGTTTGCTTATATTTTTGGCGGTGCCATCTCAGGAAATGTCGTTGATTATTTGCCGGTTATCATTCCTGGTATTTTGGTGCAAACCGTAATTACGACGTCGATTGTCACGGGTGTTCAGCTGCGGGAAGATATGGATAAAGGCGTATTTGACCGCTTCAAGTCCCTTCCGATTGCCCGAATTGCTCCACTTGCGGGAGCTCTGCTGGCCGATACGGTTCGTTATACGATTGCGACTGCATTAACCTTTTCCATGGGCTATATTTTGGGATATCAACCTGATGGCGGCTTAGGATTCGTCGTTATTGCGGCCCTTCTTGTCATCATATGCGCTTGGGCGATTAGCTGGATCTTTGCTTTTTTTGGCGTCATTTCCCGTACTGCATCCAGCGTTCAGGGGATCTCGATGATTGTGTTGTTTCCGCTCACCTTTGTGTCCAACGCTTTTGTGCCGGTTGAGACCATGCCAGGCTGGCTCCAGTGGTTTTCAAGCATCAATCCGGTTTCCCATTTGGTGAGTGCGGTACGGGAGCTTGCCAACAACGGTGCAATTGGCGCAGATTTTGTATTTTCGCTAGTCGGCGCAGCCGTCATTGTCGCGATCTTTGCTCCACTGACGGTAAGTGCTTATATGCGCCGGACCTAG
- a CDS encoding response regulator transcription factor has translation MTRILVVDDDPHIRELIGHFLRQEGFEVAHAVDGLDALRMLAEVKADMVILDIMMPGMDGWELCRKLREQTDLPLLMLTAKGEASQIVKGFTLGTDDYLVKPFDPSVLVARVKSLFRRYRIQSSQAVIIGNVTLRRDTFECRVGEQDLTLPLKEFELLFKLASYPRKTFTRDQLIEQIWGFDYEGDERTVDVHVKRLRERFPEEQHGFRISTIRGLGYRLEVQA, from the coding sequence ATGACCCGAATATTAGTCGTTGATGATGATCCGCATATCCGAGAATTAATTGGTCATTTTTTGCGGCAGGAAGGCTTTGAGGTCGCTCATGCCGTAGATGGCCTGGATGCGCTGCGGATGCTTGCCGAGGTAAAGGCGGATATGGTGATCCTGGATATTATGATGCCAGGCATGGACGGGTGGGAGCTGTGCCGCAAGCTGCGGGAGCAGACGGACCTGCCGCTGCTGATGCTGACGGCCAAAGGCGAAGCGTCTCAGATCGTAAAGGGCTTTACGCTAGGAACAGACGACTATCTGGTGAAGCCATTTGATCCATCCGTGCTTGTCGCCCGCGTGAAGTCTTTATTCAGGCGATACCGGATTCAATCCTCGCAAGCGGTCATAATAGGCAATGTGACGCTGCGCCGCGATACGTTCGAGTGCCGCGTTGGGGAACAAGATTTAACCTTGCCGCTTAAAGAGTTCGAGCTGCTGTTTAAGCTCGCCAGCTATCCCCGCAAGACGTTCACGCGCGATCAGCTGATTGAGCAGATTTGGGGCTTCGATTATGAGGGCGACGAGAGGACCGTCGATGTGCATGTAAAACGGCTGAGGGAGCGGTTTCCAGAGGAGCAGCATGGCTTTCGCATCAGCACGATCCGGGGATTAGGCTACCGGCTGGAGGTGCAGGCGTGA
- a CDS encoding HAMP domain-containing sensor histidine kinase — translation MNFTIALSALLACWIISFYITKSVFSAVAWAPHDLLNFLINAVLGFCIFGVGIAIVGKFFRQREHYFLDDMLEALKRISQGDFRVNLEWEFGRNNEQQQHPYVQLIDSINSMAANLKEMEELRQEFISNVSHEIGSPLTSISGFAKALKNDKLDVEQRQRYLTIIETECFRLSKLSDNLLKLAVLDSERQPFHPTTYRLDKQLVSLILACEPQWEEKKIEMSVEADELEISADEDLMSQVWLNLIHNGIKFTPESGKITISLSRTAEHAVVCIADTGPGIDEQDYTRIFERFYKADKSRVRAVGGSGLGLSIAHKIMELHRGSIAVRSRLGEGAEFTVSLPLPLDRVKA, via the coding sequence ATGAATTTTACGATTGCCCTGTCGGCATTGCTCGCCTGCTGGATCATTTCTTTTTATATTACAAAGTCCGTTTTTTCGGCAGTGGCATGGGCCCCGCATGACTTGCTAAATTTTCTCATAAATGCGGTGCTCGGTTTTTGTATCTTTGGGGTGGGCATCGCCATTGTAGGCAAGTTTTTTCGGCAGAGGGAGCATTACTTTCTGGACGACATGCTTGAAGCGTTAAAACGTATTTCACAAGGCGACTTTCGCGTCAATTTGGAGTGGGAATTCGGCAGAAACAATGAACAGCAGCAGCATCCCTATGTGCAGCTTATTGACAGCATCAATAGCATGGCAGCCAATTTGAAGGAGATGGAGGAGCTTCGGCAGGAGTTCATCTCGAACGTATCGCATGAAATCGGCTCGCCGCTTACATCGATCAGCGGATTTGCCAAGGCGCTGAAGAATGATAAGCTGGATGTAGAGCAGCGGCAGCGGTATTTGACCATAATCGAAACGGAATGCTTCCGTTTATCGAAGCTTAGCGATAATCTGCTGAAGCTGGCCGTTCTGGATTCGGAGAGGCAACCGTTCCATCCGACCACTTATCGGCTGGATAAGCAGCTTGTATCGCTTATTCTCGCTTGTGAGCCGCAGTGGGAGGAGAAGAAAATCGAGATGAGCGTGGAAGCAGACGAACTGGAGATCAGCGCGGACGAGGACCTGATGAGTCAAGTTTGGCTGAACCTCATTCATAATGGCATTAAGTTTACGCCTGAAAGCGGGAAAATAACGATTTCCCTCTCGCGTACCGCGGAGCACGCGGTCGTCTGCATCGCAGATACGGGGCCGGGAATTGACGAGCAGGATTACACGCGTATTTTCGAACGTTTTTATAAAGCGGATAAATCACGTGTCCGTGCCGTAGGAGGCAGCGGCCTCGGGCTGTCCATTGCCCATAAAATTATGGAGCTCCATCGCGGCTCAATAGCTGTGCGCAGCAGGCTGGGAGAAGGGGCTGAATTTACCGTTTCTTTGCCACTGCCATTAGATCGTGTTAAAGCTTAA
- a CDS encoding PQQ-binding-like beta-propeller repeat protein, producing MLINLSQQMKRIVAVSVTSSILACGLQGGTVVFAEKPVISSTTPMYGAVSAPAVKPLWSLPLAKFEQDGRTITAAVAEEGRLFALVDGGQLAAYDGTSGRKLWKYGSGLRPVLAYNQGSLYGLTTDGAVIAVTKNGSKQWTTAIRADKADQIIVLGDTIYVTQNLTLFALDRATGKLRWTLTEKENQYSSGSNDIIVSKGVVLRSYLVQGALTSNQINAYDQATGKKLWTSFAQFSPLLVKDGLVYSVMDTFMRGDDDSINRSLHIAVLDLLTGKKKGERVYNWTVEPEVPGQIEFGGANGSAFLDGNDLYIYQGKAVAKYHFASYTPNGKAVQKWNAPNPKEYQPLYSIYGGKLLYQSSNDRSILALKTTSGQGIQFPSGISPVQTDLFANGLFVARADGTLDAYNFATTKPVFSVKTGSGEFDPTLKSGDMIFVRSGGTLHAVKLPATLTKS from the coding sequence ATGCTTATCAATCTTTCGCAACAAATGAAAAGGATCGTCGCAGTTAGTGTCACTTCCTCTATTCTCGCCTGCGGCTTGCAGGGAGGAACGGTTGTTTTTGCCGAGAAGCCTGTCATTAGCAGTACCACCCCTATGTATGGAGCAGTCTCTGCTCCAGCTGTCAAACCATTATGGAGCTTGCCGCTTGCGAAATTTGAGCAGGATGGCAGAACTATAACGGCGGCTGTTGCAGAAGAGGGACGCCTGTTCGCGCTTGTGGACGGGGGGCAGCTAGCTGCTTATGACGGCACAAGTGGGCGAAAGCTGTGGAAATATGGTTCTGGGCTAAGGCCTGTGCTCGCCTATAATCAAGGCAGCTTGTATGGTCTTACAACAGATGGCGCAGTCATTGCCGTTACCAAAAATGGCAGCAAGCAGTGGACGACAGCCATTCGTGCCGATAAAGCGGATCAGATCATTGTGCTTGGAGATACGATTTATGTGACGCAAAATTTAACTCTTTTTGCATTAGATCGGGCAACGGGCAAGCTTCGCTGGACATTAACGGAGAAGGAGAACCAATACTCATCAGGATCAAATGATATTATCGTAAGCAAAGGTGTTGTGCTTCGCAGTTATTTGGTTCAAGGCGCTCTTACTTCTAATCAGATCAATGCCTACGATCAGGCAACTGGCAAAAAGCTTTGGACGTCATTTGCCCAATTTTCCCCGCTCTTAGTCAAGGACGGGCTGGTTTATTCGGTCATGGATACGTTCATGAGGGGCGATGACGATTCCATCAATAGAAGTTTGCATATCGCCGTTCTAGACTTGTTGACGGGGAAGAAGAAAGGCGAGCGAGTTTACAACTGGACGGTAGAGCCTGAAGTGCCTGGACAAATTGAATTCGGCGGTGCTAATGGCTCTGCATTTCTGGATGGCAATGATCTTTATATTTATCAGGGAAAAGCGGTTGCCAAATATCATTTCGCCTCCTATACCCCAAACGGTAAAGCCGTTCAAAAGTGGAATGCGCCAAATCCGAAAGAATATCAACCGCTCTATAGCATTTATGGCGGCAAACTGCTCTATCAGAGCTCCAATGATCGTTCCATTCTCGCCCTTAAGACGACGAGCGGGCAAGGAATCCAATTCCCGAGCGGTATTAGTCCCGTGCAGACGGACTTATTTGCCAACGGCCTGTTTGTCGCTCGCGCAGACGGAACGCTGGATGCGTATAATTTCGCTACTACAAAGCCCGTTTTCAGCGTGAAGACCGGCTCGGGCGAATTTGATCCGACGCTGAAGTCTGGCGATATGATCTTTGTCCGCTCTGGGGGCACGCTGCATGCCGTAAAGCTGCCTGCAACTCTAACAAAGAGCTAG
- a CDS encoding response regulator: MYNILLVDDEPGHLAGLSKMLQKLRPQYAISIARNGKEALSKCQEQPFQLIISDIQMPLMNGLEFLEQLPPANQPQKFIYLSGYDYFDYAQKAIGLGTFDYLLKPVDQEKFALVLEKAERSLRTEQDAQLANSRLEVKLNTIAPLYRSRVMKEWLHNQALSKAESKELEEWLGFGGPGILLLTEIRLRSKAAWEPEDMLLLRVQQQLEACLQASGSSTSSIPLYEGERGSHGRLITVTNASISAEQLQALQQKMQQAVPSSYQITLGVSSHAEDMLVSASQMYAEAGLALSEGFYVEEQTVFHARQTNVSAELALKLDARHEALLHEAVVHEQEQGQFSLIAGELLHKLLGEAGGGLPQPERLTLCVQKLLVRLSESLTMPKHQTLEEWRGRMEQALGEAASLSALQTVISEQLGLLATAHAEAKRDHKEQLIYKCIAYIDEHYMEDLSLESVAAVFHFNASYFSQYFKSKLNINFSQYVTQVRLTKARQLLEESNDKIYQVAGSLGYHDVKYFNRVFKKEFGLTPEEYRSIARHMKRS; encoded by the coding sequence ATGTACAACATTTTGCTTGTGGATGATGAACCGGGCCATTTGGCGGGGCTATCCAAAATGCTGCAAAAGCTCCGTCCTCAATATGCGATTTCTATAGCGCGCAATGGAAAGGAAGCGCTGTCAAAATGCCAAGAGCAGCCATTTCAGCTGATCATTTCTGATATCCAAATGCCTCTGATGAACGGTCTCGAATTTCTGGAGCAGCTTCCCCCAGCGAATCAGCCGCAGAAATTTATTTATTTGAGCGGCTATGACTATTTCGACTATGCCCAAAAAGCGATAGGGCTCGGCACCTTTGATTATTTGTTAAAGCCTGTTGATCAGGAAAAATTCGCGCTTGTGCTGGAGAAGGCCGAGCGAAGCCTTCGAACCGAGCAGGATGCACAGCTGGCGAATAGCCGGCTTGAGGTTAAGCTGAATACAATTGCGCCATTGTATCGCAGCCGTGTAATGAAGGAATGGCTGCATAATCAAGCTTTATCCAAAGCAGAGAGCAAAGAGCTGGAAGAATGGCTTGGCTTCGGAGGCCCCGGCATTTTGCTGTTAACCGAAATTCGGCTGCGCAGCAAGGCAGCTTGGGAGCCGGAGGATATGCTTCTTCTCCGCGTTCAGCAGCAATTGGAAGCTTGCCTGCAAGCATCGGGCAGCTCAACCAGCAGCATTCCGCTGTATGAAGGGGAGAGAGGCAGCCATGGCAGGCTGATTACAGTAACGAATGCTTCAATCAGCGCGGAGCAGCTGCAAGCGCTGCAGCAGAAAATGCAGCAGGCAGTTCCCAGCTCCTATCAAATTACGCTTGGCGTCAGCAGTCACGCGGAGGATATGCTAGTTTCCGCTTCGCAGATGTATGCAGAAGCAGGGTTGGCTTTATCGGAAGGCTTCTATGTGGAGGAACAGACCGTATTCCATGCCCGGCAGACGAACGTGAGTGCAGAGCTTGCGCTTAAACTGGATGCTCGGCACGAGGCCTTGCTGCATGAGGCCGTTGTTCATGAACAGGAGCAAGGACAGTTTAGCCTTATTGCAGGCGAGCTGCTGCACAAGCTCCTTGGAGAAGCAGGCGGCGGGCTTCCGCAGCCCGAGCGGCTGACGCTTTGCGTCCAGAAGCTGCTTGTACGTTTGTCCGAAAGCTTAACGATGCCGAAGCATCAGACGCTGGAGGAGTGGAGGGGACGCATGGAACAGGCATTAGGCGAAGCTGCCAGCCTGAGCGCTCTCCAAACCGTCATTTCAGAACAGCTGGGCTTGCTGGCAACTGCTCATGCTGAAGCCAAGCGGGATCATAAGGAGCAGTTGATTTACAAGTGTATCGCTTATATTGACGAGCATTACATGGAAGATTTGTCACTGGAGTCGGTTGCGGCCGTCTTTCATTTTAATGCCAGCTACTTCTCCCAATACTTCAAAAGCAAGCTGAATATCAATTTCAGCCAATATGTCACGCAGGTTCGGCTCACGAAAGCGAGGCAGCTGCTCGAGGAAAGCAACGATAAAATTTATCAGGTAGCTGGAAGCCTCGGCTATCATGATGTGAAATATTTTAATCGCGTTTTCAAAAAGGAATTTGGACTGACGCCAGAGGAATACCGGTCGATAGCCCGTCATATGAAGCGCTCCTGA
- a CDS encoding sensor histidine kinase, protein MRKIRERVRDMKFRTRLILFFVLLITVPSVLSGILHYSASSDIIVTNARDSMLEIVKKNNEIGDIVFSNIEERTVSLISDPDLYRLFNRPKPQNDYELVQMDRQATVILNKYFGHDQDLYTAQLVTSYFSFGSGSGMYTSSSPFVSADPQGFRKSAIYKEVLASRGSLIWVPTYDLTRAFQQEALYDMDAKFRMVFSCARLLNSSPIIDGAIYNWPEHVERPVLLLNFNESFYQRSVQQSLSAVQGSYFYIVSKDGKIVTHPDLSKLGTADHNQWYKTEFRQPFGTSLVKENGEDVLISYDTSQVTGWVTVNVTPYKQLLGNLPAIRYMDILSSVALLIISIVIASFIAGRLTQPIKKMLVAIQMTGAGDFTAKIPDQPQLEFRILTKKFNVMNDKIRELIQENYESRLREKETEIMALNLQLNPHFLYNTLNIINWMAIDRDEPAISRMIVSLSSMLQYTVKNKQEMVRLRDDLMWLQSYTHIMENRFDGLFKVAYDIEGVPEDGLVPKLFLQPLVENAMIHGFESGEPGEQGGLVNISGRMVEDRLLFEVSDNGKGMSPQQAADARSKEGAGIGMSNVISRLALLYGEQAELRVRSKPGEGTTITVVIPLQR, encoded by the coding sequence TTGCGGAAAATTCGCGAGCGTGTACGGGATATGAAGTTCAGAACGAGGCTCATTTTGTTTTTTGTGCTGCTGATTACGGTTCCATCTGTGCTGAGCGGCATCCTTCATTACAGCGCAAGCTCGGACATTATTGTCACGAATGCGCGCGACAGCATGCTGGAAATTGTGAAAAAAAACAATGAAATCGGCGATATCGTATTCAGCAACATTGAAGAGCGCACCGTTTCACTCATCTCCGACCCGGACTTATACCGGCTTTTTAACCGCCCTAAGCCGCAAAATGATTACGAGCTGGTCCAGATGGACCGGCAGGCAACGGTTATTTTGAATAAATATTTTGGACATGATCAGGATTTGTATACCGCTCAGCTTGTAACGAGCTATTTCAGCTTTGGATCGGGCAGCGGCATGTATACGTCCTCCTCCCCGTTCGTCTCGGCGGATCCGCAGGGCTTCCGCAAGTCGGCCATTTATAAGGAAGTGCTGGCCAGCAGGGGCAGCCTCATTTGGGTACCTACCTATGATTTAACCCGCGCTTTCCAACAGGAGGCGCTATATGACATGGATGCCAAGTTTCGGATGGTGTTTTCCTGCGCCCGTCTGCTCAACAGCTCCCCGATTATTGACGGGGCCATTTACAATTGGCCAGAGCATGTCGAGCGGCCGGTGCTGCTGCTTAATTTCAATGAATCCTTTTATCAGCGCAGTGTGCAGCAGAGCTTGTCCGCGGTTCAAGGCTCCTATTTTTATATCGTCTCCAAGGATGGTAAGATCGTAACACATCCCGATCTAAGCAAGCTCGGTACAGCTGACCACAATCAATGGTACAAGACGGAGTTTCGGCAGCCATTCGGCACCTCGCTCGTTAAGGAAAACGGGGAGGATGTACTGATCAGCTACGATACTTCTCAGGTTACGGGCTGGGTGACGGTTAATGTGACGCCGTACAAGCAGCTGCTGGGCAATTTGCCAGCCATTCGCTATATGGATATATTATCAAGCGTGGCGCTGCTCATTATTTCAATCGTTATTGCATCCTTCATTGCAGGACGCCTGACCCAGCCGATCAAAAAAATGCTGGTTGCCATTCAAATGACCGGAGCAGGCGATTTCACTGCGAAAATTCCTGACCAGCCGCAGCTGGAATTCCGCATTTTAACGAAGAAATTTAATGTGATGAATGATAAAATACGCGAGCTGATTCAAGAAAACTACGAAAGCCGGCTGCGGGAGAAGGAAACGGAAATTATGGCGCTTAATCTCCAGCTGAACCCGCATTTTTTGTACAATACGCTTAATATTATTAACTGGATGGCGATTGACCGGGATGAGCCGGCCATTAGCCGAATGATCGTCAGCTTGTCATCCATGCTGCAATACACGGTGAAAAACAAGCAGGAAATGGTACGGCTGCGCGACGATTTAATGTGGCTGCAAAGCTACACGCATATTATGGAAAATCGCTTTGATGGCCTTTTTAAAGTGGCCTATGATATAGAGGGCGTGCCGGAGGACGGCCTCGTTCCGAAGCTTTTTCTCCAGCCGCTCGTGGAAAATGCGATGATTCATGGCTTTGAATCCGGTGAACCGGGCGAGCAAGGCGGTCTTGTGAACATTAGCGGCCGGATGGTGGAGGACCGATTGTTGTTCGAGGTCAGCGACAATGGCAAAGGCATGAGCCCGCAGCAGGCGGCGGACGCGCGGAGCAAGGAAGGTGCAGGAATCGGAATGAGCAACGTCATTTCGCGTCTGGCGCTGCTGTATGGCGAGCAGGCTGAGCTCCGAGTGCGCTCTAAACCCGGCGAAGGCACGACCATTACGGTCGTCATTCCTCTGCAGCGCTGA
- a CDS encoding VOC family protein, with product MKFEQITLWTSRLDALYSFYMEQLGFPVLARNEQSFTAAIGSTQLTFRETSDHTDPFYHFAINIPENKLAEAKSWLKGKVALIEEEGRDEVFFTSWNAGAVYFADPAGNIIEFIARHQLKNGTAHPFSCSDCLEISELGIVAAEVIPVVREINALGIPNWREDSEGFTPVGDEHGLFIVVKQARKWYFSGGRQAQFYPAEVAVASIGRIEFPHISQMRLLHS from the coding sequence ATGAAATTTGAACAAATCACCTTATGGACAAGCAGGCTGGACGCGCTGTATTCCTTTTATATGGAGCAGCTTGGTTTCCCGGTGCTGGCTCGAAATGAGCAGTCCTTCACGGCAGCAATTGGCAGCACGCAGCTCACTTTCCGGGAGACATCGGACCACACCGACCCCTTCTATCATTTTGCGATCAATATACCGGAAAACAAGCTTGCGGAAGCAAAAAGCTGGCTAAAGGGAAAAGTGGCGCTCATTGAGGAGGAGGGCAGAGACGAAGTGTTTTTTACCTCATGGAATGCAGGGGCCGTTTATTTCGCCGATCCCGCTGGAAATATTATCGAATTTATTGCCAGGCATCAGTTGAAAAATGGTACAGCGCACCCGTTTAGCTGCTCCGACTGCCTCGAAATCAGCGAGCTCGGCATCGTTGCAGCAGAGGTCATCCCTGTTGTTCGGGAGATAAATGCGCTGGGTATTCCCAATTGGCGTGAGGATAGCGAGGGATTTACCCCGGTCGGCGATGAACATGGGCTGTTTATTGTGGTGAAGCAAGCCCGGAAATGGTATTTTTCAGGCGGCAGACAGGCGCAATTTTATCCGGCAGAAGTGGCAGTCGCTTCAATAGGACGAATCGAGTTTCCGCACATTTCGCAAATGCGCTTGCTTCATAGTTAG
- a CDS encoding HAD family phosphatase produces the protein MKAFIFDMDGVIIDSEPLHFDVDMETMEHLGFKVTQDDLEKYVGMTNPAMWRLIRVEYGMEQTVEEIISYQLRRKIEELRARDFAPIAGVLSLLAELKQRNLPIALASSSPRIFIEEVLSKFDITDYFASIVSGEEVPSGKPAPDVYLEAARQLGVLPADCVVLEDSRNGVIAAKEAGMRCIGYINIHSGDQDLSRADWIVKAIKDIPLSQL, from the coding sequence ATGAAAGCATTTATTTTCGACATGGATGGCGTCATTATTGATAGCGAGCCGCTGCATTTTGACGTAGATATGGAGACGATGGAGCATTTGGGCTTCAAGGTAACGCAGGACGACCTGGAAAAATACGTGGGCATGACGAATCCGGCCATGTGGCGTCTTATCCGCGTGGAATATGGCATGGAGCAGACGGTGGAGGAGATCATTTCTTACCAGCTGCGGCGAAAAATAGAGGAGCTTCGCGCCCGTGATTTTGCGCCAATTGCCGGTGTTTTGTCCCTTCTAGCCGAGCTTAAGCAACGGAATCTGCCAATCGCTTTAGCGTCTTCGTCTCCGCGGATATTTATTGAAGAAGTGCTGAGCAAGTTCGATATTACCGATTATTTTGCAAGTATCGTAAGCGGAGAAGAGGTGCCTAGCGGCAAGCCAGCTCCCGATGTATATTTGGAGGCAGCTCGTCAGCTTGGCGTATTGCCAGCGGATTGCGTTGTTTTGGAGGATTCCCGCAACGGGGTCATCGCAGCGAAAGAGGCGGGCATGCGCTGCATCGGCTATATTAATATTCATTCCGGCGATCAGGATCTTTCCCGTGCCGATTGGATTGTTAAAGCCATTAAGGATATTCCGTTGTCCCAATTATAA
- a CDS encoding GNAT family N-acetyltransferase: protein MNIWMTTPELVEHVENSELVYMLDRMKAIQEREHNPMGIALQRFGPAVAIASRAMPWPQFNTVKGFGRTGAAQLDEVLEWYNEQGGSPQFEIVPSRTDGETLLALAKQGFYQSGFHASMAGSIAEKNGGKLEQHLTGIVVRRLSEHEVELYAELHALGSGLPISGKNHIADNNRMLFSREGWQFYAAEIDHIAVGVGVVHIHEQIASLTFAATLPEYRMRGVQAALIAARLRAAAQAGCSLIVGQAAYCSSSQRNMERAGMRLCYTRSTWSRLPSM, encoded by the coding sequence TTGAATATATGGATGACTACCCCCGAGCTTGTGGAGCACGTTGAGAACTCCGAGCTTGTCTATATGCTGGATCGGATGAAGGCTATTCAGGAACGGGAGCATAATCCGATGGGAATAGCGCTGCAACGCTTCGGCCCAGCAGTGGCTATTGCCAGCCGAGCCATGCCATGGCCGCAATTTAATACGGTTAAAGGCTTTGGCCGTACAGGCGCAGCGCAGCTCGATGAGGTGCTAGAGTGGTATAACGAACAGGGCGGGAGCCCGCAATTTGAAATCGTGCCTTCGCGTACAGATGGGGAGACGCTGCTGGCGCTGGCCAAGCAAGGGTTTTATCAGTCGGGCTTTCATGCGAGTATGGCAGGAAGCATTGCTGAAAAAAACGGCGGGAAGTTGGAGCAGCATCTGACGGGTATTGTCGTACGCAGGCTGAGTGAGCATGAGGTTGAGCTTTACGCAGAGCTGCATGCGCTGGGCAGCGGGCTGCCGATATCGGGAAAAAATCACATTGCCGACAATAATCGCATGCTGTTCAGCCGGGAAGGCTGGCAGTTTTATGCTGCTGAGATCGATCATATCGCTGTTGGGGTCGGCGTCGTGCATATCCATGAACAGATCGCATCCCTTACATTTGCTGCTACTTTGCCAGAATATCGCATGCGAGGTGTTCAAGCGGCTTTAATTGCAGCGCGCTTGCGTGCTGCTGCCCAAGCGGGCTGCAGCCTCATTGTAGGACAAGCCGCCTATTGCTCTAGCAGCCAGCGGAATATGGAGCGCGCTGGCATGCGCCTTTGCTATACGCGCAGCACATGGAGCAGGCTGCCCTCTATGTAA
- the fabI gene encoding enoyl-ACP reductase FabI, giving the protein MSGMMNNKKIVVMGVANERSIAWGIAKSLHREGAQLIFTYRKERSFEKLKGLLEQTGITPMLTVPCDVLDDESISAAFAHIKEQAGSIDGIVHSLAFSDKDELKGEYLETSREGYLLAQNSSAFSLVAIAKQAKGVMSEGGSIVTQSYIGAERVVKNYNVMGVAKAALEASVRYLAEDLGKYNIRVNAVSAGPIKTLSAKGVSGFNDIMQTIEERAPLRRNIDQEEVGDATLFLLSHLSRGITGEVLHVDAGYHILGM; this is encoded by the coding sequence TTGTCTGGAATGATGAACAACAAAAAAATCGTAGTAATGGGCGTCGCGAATGAGCGCAGCATTGCTTGGGGAATTGCCAAGTCGCTGCATCGGGAAGGGGCTCAGCTTATTTTTACATACAGAAAGGAACGTTCTTTCGAGAAGCTGAAGGGCTTGCTGGAGCAGACAGGCATTACGCCGATGCTGACGGTACCCTGCGACGTATTGGATGATGAAAGCATAAGCGCAGCTTTTGCCCATATTAAAGAGCAGGCAGGAAGCATTGATGGAATTGTGCATTCCCTTGCTTTTTCGGATAAAGACGAGCTTAAGGGCGAGTACCTGGAAACGTCGCGTGAAGGCTATCTGCTCGCGCAAAATTCCAGCGCTTTTTCCCTTGTAGCGATTGCCAAGCAGGCAAAGGGTGTCATGTCCGAGGGCGGAAGCATCGTTACCCAATCCTATATTGGCGCAGAGCGCGTCGTGAAAAATTATAATGTCATGGGTGTTGCCAAGGCAGCGCTTGAAGCAAGCGTAAGGTATTTGGCGGAGGATCTTGGAAAATATAATATCCGTGTTAATGCGGTTTCTGCTGGCCCGATTAAAACCCTATCGGCAAAAGGCGTGTCTGGCTTCAATGACATTATGCAGACAATCGAAGAACGTGCGCCGCTGCGGCGCAATATTGATCAAGAGGAAGTCGGCGATGCGACGCTATTCCTTCTTAGCCATCTGTCACGCGGAATTACTGGCGAAGTGCTGCATGTCGATGCAGGCTATCACATATTGGGCATGTAA